From a single Shewanella donghaensis genomic region:
- a CDS encoding DUF47 domain-containing protein has protein sequence MFGFSRITTLLSQSQSTETNVYLFLDQVTLAQHKFVYMWQMYLSHGPSSEEFESALTELQAIEHEADVLKREIEQTLYRKTLIPDLRTDVASLIDLTDRLINKQETIGLHLKIEKPLIPKAVEADLMILLAAVGNTIDHTLLCAKSFFTDLQRVQEYHQKVILFETDADKACTRAKTILFDTDLPLINKVQLRYFFDRIDQVANLAEDISDRIAIFTLKRVQ, from the coding sequence ATGTTTGGCTTTTCTCGGATCACTACGCTTCTTTCTCAGAGCCAGTCTACCGAAACCAACGTGTATTTATTTCTCGATCAAGTCACCCTTGCTCAACATAAGTTTGTGTATATGTGGCAAATGTATTTATCCCACGGTCCGAGTAGTGAAGAATTTGAAAGTGCATTAACTGAACTGCAAGCCATTGAGCATGAAGCTGATGTGCTTAAGCGTGAAATTGAACAAACTTTATATCGTAAAACTTTAATCCCTGATTTACGTACTGATGTGGCCTCTTTAATTGATTTAACCGATCGATTGATCAATAAGCAGGAAACCATAGGCTTACATTTAAAAATTGAAAAACCGCTTATTCCAAAAGCGGTAGAAGCTGACTTAATGATTTTGTTAGCTGCCGTCGGTAACACCATTGACCATACCTTATTGTGTGCAAAAAGTTTTTTTACCGATTTACAGCGAGTGCAAGAATATCATCAGAAGGTGATTTTATTTGAAACAGATGCCGATAAAGCCTGCACCCGCGCTAAAACTATTTTGTTTGATACTGATCTTCCGTTAATCAATAAAGTGCAGCTGCGTTACTTCTTCGACCGTATTGATCAGGTGGCGAACCTTGCTGAAGACATCAGTGA
- a CDS encoding SLC13 family permease — MNKESPANIDPLDMNQYKMERLPVRSKSNFELILAKSGVWIALAAFIFLLTGNPANFLTDFDPSMLSKTASEHFQEVGLTEFSWHGQAMLAIFCTAVILWITEPIPNYLTSLMVIIALVLTGVLPERQAYAQLGHPIMWLNILSFILASMLVSSGAAKRFALWFICRFGTSATPIFFSFMVINLALSAFISATTAKAAILMPIFMVIAAVYGARGGENKNNFGRNLVLQNLLQINLCAGAFVTGSGANLLAASLIAGAIGGSFFFADWMIVAMPIVICMIVIGWLLATKIFFPLAPEERLPQIEGGMDRLKEELDKMGSISLREIKSIIIFVTILIFWATDKYHGVSATAIAFIGAIVALCPRIGVVNWNQVDVPWHLLLFSAGAYTLGAGFKQTDLPNLAVNFSLEYFGMDESTSFSVFYIALTGAMLLSSLVFQSKTMRTMLFVPIAIGIAQRFDFPIMSLALPVALLIEHVYVLPFNSKPALLLYSTDQYSLSDSFKFGFTMLMIGWVTSILMGATWFKWLGYTPNGVFW, encoded by the coding sequence ATGAATAAAGAATCGCCGGCGAATATTGACCCGCTTGATATGAATCAATACAAGATGGAACGGCTTCCTGTCAGATCAAAATCTAACTTTGAGCTAATACTTGCTAAAAGTGGTGTATGGATAGCGCTGGCAGCTTTTATCTTTTTACTGACAGGTAATCCGGCCAACTTTTTAACCGATTTTGACCCTAGCATGCTGAGTAAGACGGCCTCTGAGCATTTTCAAGAAGTTGGATTAACAGAATTCAGTTGGCATGGTCAGGCAATGCTAGCCATTTTTTGTACCGCAGTTATTCTATGGATAACCGAGCCAATCCCTAATTATTTGACCTCATTAATGGTCATCATTGCCTTAGTGCTGACTGGCGTTTTACCTGAAAGACAAGCTTATGCGCAACTGGGGCACCCTATTATGTGGCTCAACATCTTATCTTTTATCTTAGCTTCGATGTTGGTGTCCTCTGGGGCAGCTAAGCGCTTTGCCTTATGGTTCATCTGCCGTTTTGGTACCAGTGCTACGCCTATCTTTTTTAGCTTCATGGTCATTAATCTTGCCTTATCAGCCTTTATTTCAGCAACCACGGCTAAGGCCGCGATATTAATGCCTATTTTCATGGTCATTGCCGCAGTATATGGCGCCAGAGGTGGCGAGAATAAGAATAATTTTGGTCGAAATTTAGTACTGCAAAACCTATTGCAGATAAACCTGTGCGCCGGTGCATTTGTGACGGGTTCAGGGGCCAATTTATTAGCGGCAAGCCTGATTGCTGGCGCCATTGGTGGTAGCTTCTTCTTCGCCGACTGGATGATTGTCGCTATGCCGATTGTGATATGTATGATTGTCATCGGCTGGTTACTGGCAACCAAGATTTTCTTCCCATTAGCACCAGAAGAACGCTTACCACAAATTGAAGGCGGTATGGATCGCCTCAAAGAAGAGCTTGATAAAATGGGTTCAATTTCACTACGTGAAATAAAATCCATCATTATTTTTGTCACCATTTTAATATTCTGGGCGACTGATAAATATCATGGCGTTAGCGCTACAGCGATTGCCTTTATCGGTGCAATTGTGGCCTTATGTCCTCGTATCGGTGTCGTCAACTGGAACCAAGTGGATGTGCCTTGGCATTTATTATTGTTCTCTGCTGGCGCATACACTTTAGGTGCGGGTTTTAAGCAAACGGATCTACCCAACTTAGCGGTTAATTTCAGCTTAGAATACTTTGGCATGGACGAATCAACCTCTTTTAGCGTGTTCTATATAGCACTAACTGGTGCAATGCTATTGAGTTCACTGGTATTCCAATCAAAAACCATGCGAACCATGTTGTTTGTGCCTATCGCCATTGGGATTGCACAGCGATTTGATTTCCCAATAATGAGTCTGGCGCTACCAGTCGCACTGCTAATTGAGCATGTTTATGTACTGCCCTTTAACAGTAAGCCTGCATTACTCTTGTATTCAACCGACCAATACAGCTTAAGTGATAGCTTTAAGTTCGGCTTTACTATGCTGATGATCGGCTGGGTCACCAGTATTCTAATGGGAGCAACCTGGTTTAAATGGCTAGGATATACCCCGAACGGTGTTTTTTGGTAA
- a CDS encoding OprO/OprP family phosphate-selective porin: MNKENVFSVSNVAKAVAVSLFCFSGVVAAADTDRVTELEERLDALEMELIEAKDAVNQTDRVKFSNGSPSPELMSKDGQSTMEFTGRIQLDYVNSDDFYTGSKREFEGGANTVDFRRVRFGLEGYFSNVWKYSLEFDFDGESEVEVKDANVSYRGWENSELTFGFQKYGFGLEATGSSAHLAFLERASTDIFAPDRNVGVQWLYKGNDYNVMMGYGTSANINDDDLNFKQDVFNGRVTMAPIKSSDHLLHIGASGMYTKNNSTAVEMRYRARPSSKPVGRTIDTGKFDADSVQTYGVEAAYQHRNFLVQAEYITSKADQIEDESISVDAFYLQAVYTLTGEQWKYGSKKGTFKSIKPANAISAGGYGAWELAARVDIANFDDTDAGVTGGEKTDYIVGVNWYLENNLKAQFNYVHTQADYKKPYTDINGIEMYEQDGNIFQARLQFAF, translated from the coding sequence ATGAACAAAGAAAATGTGTTTTCAGTTTCGAACGTTGCTAAAGCTGTCGCTGTATCATTGTTTTGTTTTTCAGGCGTGGTTGCTGCCGCTGATACAGACCGTGTAACAGAACTCGAAGAGCGTTTAGATGCGTTAGAGATGGAGTTGATTGAAGCGAAGGATGCTGTAAATCAAACTGATCGCGTTAAATTCTCTAATGGTAGCCCTTCACCAGAACTGATGTCTAAAGACGGTCAGTCTACTATGGAGTTTACTGGTCGTATTCAGCTTGATTACGTTAACTCTGATGATTTTTATACTGGTAGCAAACGTGAGTTTGAAGGCGGCGCTAATACTGTTGATTTTCGCCGGGTTCGATTTGGGCTCGAAGGTTACTTTTCAAATGTATGGAAGTATTCATTAGAATTTGATTTTGATGGCGAGTCAGAAGTTGAAGTTAAAGATGCTAACGTAAGTTACCGAGGATGGGAAAACTCTGAATTAACCTTTGGTTTCCAAAAATACGGTTTTGGTCTTGAAGCGACAGGCAGTTCAGCGCATCTCGCTTTTCTAGAACGTGCGAGTACTGATATTTTTGCGCCAGATCGTAATGTTGGGGTGCAGTGGTTATATAAAGGCAATGACTACAATGTGATGATGGGTTATGGCACCAGTGCCAACATCAATGATGATGACTTGAATTTCAAGCAAGATGTGTTTAATGGCCGCGTGACCATGGCGCCAATTAAAAGCAGTGACCATTTATTACACATTGGTGCCAGTGGTATGTATACCAAGAATAATAGCACTGCAGTAGAAATGCGTTATCGTGCTCGTCCAAGTAGTAAGCCTGTAGGTCGTACTATTGATACTGGTAAGTTTGATGCTGATTCTGTGCAAACTTATGGTGTTGAAGCGGCTTATCAACACAGAAATTTCTTAGTACAAGCCGAATACATAACCTCAAAAGCGGATCAAATTGAAGACGAGTCTATCTCTGTTGATGCGTTCTATTTACAAGCTGTGTATACCCTAACAGGTGAGCAATGGAAATATGGCAGCAAGAAGGGCACCTTTAAATCAATAAAACCTGCTAATGCGATTTCTGCCGGTGGCTATGGCGCATGGGAATTAGCTGCACGTGTCGATATTGCTAATTTTGATGATACCGATGCCGGTGTTACTGGCGGTGAGAAAACAGATTATATCGTCGGTGTTAATTGGTATTTAGAAAACAACCTTAAAGCCCAGTTTAACTATGTTCACACTCAAGCGGATTATAAAAAGCCATACACAGATATCAACGGTATCGAGATGTACGAACAAGATGGCAATATATTCCAAGCTAGATTGCAGTTTGCGTTTTAA
- a CDS encoding CYTH domain-containing protein yields the protein MAQEIERKFLVSSDEFKASAAKSVRIIQGYLCSIPERTVRVRVKGDKGFLTIKGIGNESGASRYEFEKEISVEEAQELLKICEPGVIDKTRFLVDHEGHIFEVDEFYGSNQGLTVAEVELTDEAQTVHKPTWLAEEVTGDSRYYNSMLMKQPFTQW from the coding sequence ATGGCTCAAGAAATCGAACGTAAGTTTTTAGTCTCAAGTGATGAATTTAAAGCATCAGCTGCAAAGTCTGTGCGAATTATTCAAGGTTATTTATGCAGTATCCCAGAGCGCACTGTTCGCGTTCGCGTAAAAGGTGATAAAGGCTTCTTAACAATAAAAGGTATTGGTAATGAATCAGGTGCGTCGCGGTACGAGTTCGAAAAAGAAATCTCAGTTGAAGAAGCGCAGGAACTACTGAAAATTTGCGAACCAGGTGTAATTGATAAAACTCGTTTCTTGGTTGATCACGAAGGTCATATTTTTGAAGTTGATGAATTTTATGGCAGTAACCAAGGGTTAACCGTTGCAGAAGTAGAATTAACGGATGAAGCGCAAACCGTTCATAAACCAACTTGGTTAGCAGAAGAAGTGACGGGTGATTCACGTTACTACAACTCAATGCTAATGAAGCAGCCATTTACCCAATGGTAA